The following are encoded together in the Bacillus cereus group sp. RP43 genome:
- a CDS encoding manganese efflux pump MntP family protein gives MTLEQLIPLIIMAFALGMDAFSVSLGMGMVTLKLRQILYIGMTIGIFHIIMPFIGMVLGRFLSERYGDVANFAGAILLIGLGFYIVYSSILEGEETRTAPIGISLFVFAFGVSIDSFSVGLSLGIYGAQTIITILLFGFVSMLLAWIGLLIGRHAKGMLGTYGEIVGGIILVGFGLYILFPI, from the coding sequence GTGACGCTTGAACAATTAATACCTTTAATAATTATGGCATTTGCCCTGGGGATGGATGCATTTTCAGTGAGCCTCGGTATGGGAATGGTGACATTAAAGTTAAGACAAATCCTTTATATCGGTATGACGATTGGGATATTTCATATTATTATGCCATTTATCGGAATGGTACTAGGACGTTTTCTATCAGAGAGGTATGGGGATGTCGCAAATTTTGCAGGAGCTATTTTATTAATTGGGCTAGGGTTCTATATCGTATATTCGTCTATTTTAGAAGGGGAAGAGACTAGAACTGCTCCAATTGGAATTAGTTTATTTGTATTTGCATTTGGTGTCAGTATAGATAGTTTTTCAGTAGGTCTTAGTCTTGGAATTTACGGAGCGCAGACGATTATTACGATATTGCTGTTTGGATTTGTTAGCATGTTATTAGCGTGGATTGGTTTATTAATTGGTAGACATGCGAAAGGTATGCTCGGTACATATGGTGAGATAGTAGGTGGTATCATTCTGGTTGGATTTGGATTATATATCCTTTTTCCTATATAA
- a CDS encoding DUF3935 domain-containing protein, producing the protein MTRLKQVFGIIISFFVFWFSMLGVQMFAEFLDIESLKFVAGKTEAARTFYSPYPFLIVFLITLLSLYFFVIKLGRSKKEKFPALEEKNEELR; encoded by the coding sequence ATGACGAGATTGAAGCAAGTTTTTGGTATTATTATTAGTTTTTTTGTTTTTTGGTTTAGTATGCTCGGTGTACAAATGTTTGCCGAGTTTTTAGATATTGAGTCATTGAAGTTTGTTGCAGGAAAAACGGAGGCAGCACGTACTTTTTATTCTCCATACCCGTTTTTAATTGTTTTCCTTATTACGTTACTTTCCTTATATTTCTTTGTAATAAAGCTTGGTAGATCTAAAAAAGAGAAATTCCCGGCATTAGAGGAGAAGAACGAAGAATTACGATAA